The DNA window ATATATACATTAGACTTCTGATTTagatattaaataatttcataaaatattatagGATTATTTTGGTGAGGTTCTTCTTGTCAGTATATGTTTTATCTGGAAAAGTTCAGGCAACATCTGAAAACTCGGTTATATATAATTCTCATATATCAAGATTTCATtagaatataaaacattttgtttatttcttacaGTCATTTTCTTTGCCAgtgtttattgtgttttataaatgttgatagATTTATGTTCTTTGTTTAAGACGAACAGttcttttgtttcattaatGAAAGATAAAGCGGTCGGCCAATATATGCCATCGTCTCCTGACAAGACAATTTCATGTTTCTGTCCATCATTAGATATTCTATGTATGTTGTTTGATGCACATCCTGCTACATACACATCACCACGGTAATCTACAGCTACACCATCAGTATATTTCAGGTCATGACTGTTGTATATCTCAAGTTCTTTTCCGTCTGATGTTACTACGTATACTGTATAAGTGGTATAGTCAGTACAATAAACATCACCATCTTGATTGACACATATATTACAAGgaataaatgttgtatttattattttaagaacCTTACCATTTATAAACTTATAGTTAGAGTGTGAGATTGATTTCTTATCCAGATCTTGTCCTTCACACAGGTGATTCCATAACACATTCCTTCAACTATAATTCTCCTACCAGGTTTCAATAATATCAGGTCGATGATCTGGATACCTTTATCACCAAGAGATACTACGGCGTGGGTTTTGTCATATAAGCATATATTGAATGGTTCATAATCCAAATTAATCACGCTTGAGTTCGAACCATCAAGTTTACAAACAATAAGTTGTttgttgaatgtttttttttaaggctATTATACTATCTTGACAGAGTAGTAACCTATCATCAGGAATAAAGCATCCTCTGTTGATACTAACTCCAGTGCCTAATTGCCTGGTGCGGAATGAATGTGTCAGTAATAACTTTCTTTCGTTCCTAACGAGAAATTGACCTTGATGATCAATATCTAGTAAAGGCATTTGGACTTGGACATTTTCTACCGTTATTGTACCTAAGTCTGGGACTAGTTTACTAATGTTCGACTCAGATTCTGACTGATTATATTATTAAAGTATCGAAACAGTATCTGTTTGGATTTCTctgatttctttttctttctggTAAGTTTTGGCATCAAGACATTTTACTACCTGGAATAAATAGATTTCTGATGTGTGTTGCTTCAGTGATTTTAAATCACTTTTCCATGTAGCGAGCAAGTCAGAGCTGGATTTGATACTTGTTTTGCTGTGGGACACACTCTCTGTACAGTTTTTATAATTGTAGTCCATGTCTTTATGTATCTCTGTTTCTAGCCTATCTAAATGAGCAATAATGATCTGCTTGAGTTCCgacacccatttttttattttgtttcgatttttttctaaatctacAAGTGTTGTCTCATTTTGACTCACTATTTTCTCTGTAACTTGACATAGGTTGGAAAGCCTTCTCTCTAGATCAGACATAGCAGTGCCATCTATCACGCCTCTAGCAGCTTTTTCAATTGGAATGATAGACTTGCAATATTGATGTGATACCGGAACACATGAATCACAGATTTCCTTGTCATGTTGACAGCAATACAGTGAAATTACTTGATCTGGATGATTCTTGCAGTTATTGGACAAATTGAGAAATGAATAAGGGGGTTGTTGTACATCTTGCGTTGGGACTACCTTGTGAGGCGGGGACAATCTTTCGTGAGCGTTCGAACACGCCTTACATACAAGTTCATTGCAGTCACTGCACCAAGATATATCTGTAATGTCTTCATTATCGCACTGACAACCAGCGCATAGTTTACTGTCAGCCATTctgttaaaatagataaatgaaaaagtGAATTTAGTCTCAAAATGTCGGTTTTAATGCAAAAACGATAGTTTTTGTAAAGTGTCTGTACATCTAAGGCTATATAGATTCTATGTATGCATTTCTGTCGACATTTGTATTGGTATGTGtatgaaaatgaatttattcGGTATATTGGAATGAAGTCATTGTAAGGCtaaatttaactattttaaCGAAAAGAGATGTCAGAAACATCATATCTTTTTACCTCAAATACTAACATACCAGGTATCACCTTGTATATCAAACTTACAAATCACGTCTTGTTAAAAAAAgtctgtttgtttacatttttgatcatattcactaaaaaaaaagtggtcAAGATCGAAAAACCACGATCAAATCACTCGAAAACCACGATCCTAGCCGGACGCTTTCCATATCGTGTTACTGAGCAATTGTTATGACATAAACAAAGTAATACATATTATACTTGCTATAATTATTACAAGAAGATAAATCTGTAAGATGTGTTCACGAGATGTTCCATTAACAcacaaaacaggaaaaaaacccGGTCTAcccaaaaaacataaacaacaagAGACAAATAGAAGGGACATAAGTCAAACTTCAAcattacaattttacaataacaaaatttaaatataacaggATCAAACGATTAAATGGAAATATTCACACATTTAACATGCTTctcaaaaaatctaaaaacattAAGATGATATATGACTTACAACGTGGTTCTTGACCTAAAACAGGTACGCACAAAGGTGGCCGGTTGAACTAAATTCATAAATTTGCAAACCTTCTCATTGTGCATGCAATAAATCGCTACTAATTGTGtctctttaaattgttttcCCAATTGaatcaaatacatatattttataattctgttaaattgatttaattacATTGAATTGAATCATTGTAATGGAACTTTAAACAAGAAGTATAAAAATGGTAGATTTAACATTGCATATCAGTACCTGCTAGTATTCCTTTAATTTAAATATCATTGTTATTtgattagtttcttttgtaatttattcTGGCATCGGACGGAGACTTCTTGTCAACAGATTTTAAATGTGCATATTGTTCCTATTTTGGCTTAAGGTATAGAGGGAaggttgaaatataaaaaaaaacatatttcacgTACCCTGCTGCATTTTTGCAACATGGTTTATAAGTAgtgtataactttttttatcttagtttcttttatatatttccgAGTTTTCATTAAACTAGATATTATTTTGTATAGGGAACAGCTAAGGCTCGTCTCTGGGTGCAGGGTTGTCTTGCTGTATTGTGTACCCGTATGTTGCATTCGGCTGTGTTCTGctctttagtcgggttgttgtctctttgacataatttccattcttaattttataaaacctGATTCAACCCACCATTATCTTTACAAGATTGTTGTACCAAATCAAGAATATGTTTGTTTTCTATTCGTTCCGTAATTTTCTTTTCAGCAGTAAAgacagaacttttttttaatgaaaaacaaactgaaCATAATCTATTTGCAGAAAACCATAGTAGgtaaattgtcatttttaacGACTGTTCAAgtatcaataaactcatcaaagataccaggatttgaATCTATATTTAcactagacgcgcgtttcgtttcaAAAGACCAATCAATGACGCTCAAAAGATATAATACTCCGATAGTATGTTTCTAGTAAGTTGTGGCACATACAGTACATATCGAAGCGAGTACACAATTCGCGATAGTGTGGAAGTGGTGTATATCCTAGTCGTCTTTCCTCATAGCTCTCCCGAATTATTCTTTGTCTGATAAGAATATACTTCTGATTATGACATACCGATAACTGACCAGGTCTTCTTAAGTTAATATCTTCGAAATTCCCCCTATCTGGCTTCTCTACGTTAATTTAACAGTTtgatgtattatgttttaagtcAGCATTTTCTATCAATTACTATCAGCTGAAGCCATGTTTACTAATTTATCAATTCAACGAGAATTCCTGGggaacatttataaatttttttgttttaatatttagtcTTCGTATACTGTCCAAAGTACTGActcacattttttatattgcatGAACTGATATGAAATAAGAGACCGAAATATACATACCCATTTGCTTCAGTGCTCTTCTCTTGATCAGTGTGCAAGTTTGAAAATTTACCTATAACTGGTACAACAAGCCTATCCATATATTTTTCTAGATATTCtataaagtgaaaaagtatattcatTAGATTGGCAATGCTTTCTCAAGGATCAAAtgatgtttgtattgtatttagATCTTTACcataatttatattcataaagCATTGTAATGGTTAGAACTTCAAATTGATTTTTGCATAGATCTTATTCTTTACATTGGTGATTTCTCTACAGTTTCCTTCAACTTCAATTCACCTTCCAGGCTTCAATGATGTCAGGTCGATGAACTGATTTGAAACGAGAGACTGAAATATGAATACCCATTGACTTCAGTGCTCTTCTCTTACTGTGTGTGAAAGTTCGAAAAACTACTTACAGGTACATCAACAAGCCAAAAACCAATCAATACATTTTTCTAGATATTTTATTGAGTGAAAAGGTTCATTCATTATACTTCAGATATGAATAATTACAAATGCACATCATTACAATTTAATTAATCGTTTTCGATATGGTTCAACATTCCAAAATGAAGCTAAATCGGACAAAAATGATAATCTAGTTATTTATCACccagacatatcattattttattaaaatccaaaaaaaatatttacttatctTCAGGCTAGTCATCAATGTTAACAGTCAGTATTCCGTATCCAGCAGTCAGTTATTATTGATAGAATTATAACGGTTGTTGACGACTTACAGTTCTTTTGTTTCATTGCTGTGAGATAAACCGGTCGGCTGAATTATGCATTCGTCTGCTGCCAAAACAATGTCATGATTCTGTCAATAATTAGATATTCCTTCAACTTAAATTCACATTCTAGTTTGATCAACCAAATGTACACACAGAAAGTTGCATGTCCATGTTGTGACATTTGCTGTGTAAAAGGAAAtgtacaatatacatgtaagataaaatttcaaaagacaGACTTTTGATACACAACAAAAAAGCAAACTCCATTAGCGGGGAccattcaacttttttttgtcACAATTTCGAATTAGGTCCCATATGCATTACACTTCAGATTTAAATAGTTATTGGAACAATTTCGTTGAGGTTCTACTTATCAGTTAAAGGGTAAATCAGAAAAAGTTTCCAGCAATGTTTGATAACCtggttatataaatatttttttcaatatataaaaagttattatttttcttcaggCTGATCACAATAGCGTACAGTCATTTTAAggtttattgtgttttataaatattgatatattcataaaaatcgTTAACGACTAACAgttcttttgtttcattgttgTAAGATAAACCAGTCGGCATAATGATGCCATCGTCTGCTGTCACGACAATGTCATGTTTCTGTCCATCATTAAATATTCTATGTATGTTGTTTGATAAACCCCCTGATACAAACACATCCCCACGATAGTCAACAGATACACCACTAGAACTTTTCAGCTCAGGACTGCTGTATATCTCACGTTCTTTTCCATCCGACGTAACGACGTA is part of the Mytilus trossulus isolate FHL-02 chromosome 13, PNRI_Mtr1.1.1.hap1, whole genome shotgun sequence genome and encodes:
- the LOC134694299 gene encoding E3 ubiquitin-protein ligase TRIM33-like — encoded protein: MADSKLCAGCQCDNEDITDISWCSDCNELVCKACSNAHERLSPPHKVVPTQDVQQPPYSFLNLSNNCKNHPDQVISLYCCQHDKEICDSCVPVSHQYCKSIIPIEKAARGVIDGTAMSDLERRLSNLCQVTEKIVSQNETTLVDLEKNRNKIKKWVSELKQIIIAHLDRLETEIHKDMDYNYKNCTESVSHSKTSIKSSSDLLATWKSDLKSLKQHTSEIYLFQVVKCLDAKTYQKEKEIREIQTDTVSIL